The Miscanthus floridulus cultivar M001 unplaced genomic scaffold, ASM1932011v1 os_1818, whole genome shotgun sequence genomic sequence TAtaaatttaattttgatttaacAGAATAGCAATTAGATGACTTATGTAGCAATTTCATTCCAATGATTAAGGAACATAGGGTGCTTTGCTACATACACGTCAAAGAAAATTCAACAGAATCATGTAGGTCCAAGCTTTGAAATATTTGAGCAATAAAAGAAAACCAGTACATTACATGCCTAGGACAAGCCTTTACCTGAGTGGCTCCATTGTGCTCTCACCAACATAAGCAACAGCAGCAAAGTGCATAACAGCATCAAATGCATTCTCTGAAAATATTTTGTTCACCTGATTATTGGTTAAGTGCAAAACAAATCTCACCAACACAGAAATGTAAAGAGGAGGGGAGCACTAAGTTATTAAACTTCAGAGGAAGGATACAGCTTTGGCATCGCCTAAATCAGCATAAATAAATTGAAGCCTTCCAGGTTCTGGAAATAGCCGTTGAAGAACTCTAACAGATCCCATGTTCCCTCTGGATAGGTTATCCTGTAAACATCAAATAATGTTAGTTGTTGTTACCACCAAACTATGTTAGCGAGGAATAGAATGGGAGATAGGAATAATAATTACCACAATGGTAACTCGGTACTTGTCACTAAGGAGACGAAGAGTAGCATGTGAGCCAATATACCCAGCTCCCCCTGTTACTAACACATGGGTCACCCCAGTTTCATGGCGAGAGAACTGCACGAAATGTGAGTGCATCAACAAAATGCCTCCGGTTGgaaagattaaaaaaaaactaCTAATAAAGAACTGCAGACGCATGAATATAGGAAATTGTTGAAACTGTACAACTATGACAGAATTATAACTATAAAAAACAAACGATGCATACATGTATCAGTAAAATAACTCTGGCACAGTAGCATAAATGTGTCAGTAAAATGACCCTGGCACAACAGCACAAAGGTATATGTAAAATAACCATTGCACAATAGGGTTACAACAGCAAACATTAAACCATGAGAATAGAAGGCGTCATTCATCGCACAAATGTCTCATCCAATCACCATAATG encodes the following:
- the LOC136534336 gene encoding probable UDP-arabinose 4-epimerase 2, with amino-acid sequence MPTTPGSRSQASRTTRPWILSGMDFADPRRKPNFTGKIAVAAALTVMCIIVLKQSPSFSGTSVFSRHETGVTHVLVTGGAGYIGSHATLRLLSDKYRVTIVDNLSRGNMGSVRVLQRLFPEPGRLQFIYADLGDAKAVNKIFSENAFDAVMHFAAVAYVGESTMEPLR